In one SAR202 cluster bacterium genomic region, the following are encoded:
- a CDS encoding MmgE/PrpD family protein — protein MPNDYLDHLSQFAASLSWDRLPGSARSAAKDVALDTIGAILAGCRLPENAALARFASSQGGGPAIILGHGYKAQPMFAALANATAGVAMEVDEGTRLGGGHPAIHTLPGALAVAEEKGLGGKKLLEALVAGYEVSSRIGGATVAKPIVHSHGTWGTIGTAVAVARLLDFDAPKMRQVINLAASMTPANTWTPCYEGATIRNVYPGRSGMQGILAVHLQQCGFTGLRDGPSDVYGRLLADSFDPQAAVVGLGKPPYRIEQNYFKFHACCLFNHPTLDAIAALLQDRPFTPADVKSIKVTTVPPASQMGGPYPPNRLSAKFNIPYAVASLIVNHRSDIPAFEPAAIDNPQIKQLAAKISLSTDAKMSLRDPKGPVAAVSIALNNGHTLDRDAAVHHGDFQSPRPRQSLVDKFLNFARPTCGQDGSNYALMALEKLEDLPNVRQLTLYLG, from the coding sequence ATGCCAAACGACTACCTGGACCACCTCTCCCAATTCGCCGCCTCCCTCTCTTGGGACCGCCTCCCAGGCTCCGCCCGCTCCGCCGCCAAAGACGTTGCCCTCGACACCATCGGTGCCATCCTGGCGGGCTGCCGCCTTCCCGAAAACGCCGCCCTCGCGCGCTTCGCATCCTCCCAGGGCGGCGGCCCCGCCATCATCCTCGGCCACGGCTACAAAGCCCAGCCCATGTTCGCCGCCCTCGCCAACGCTACCGCCGGCGTTGCCATGGAGGTGGATGAAGGTACCCGCCTCGGCGGTGGCCACCCCGCCATACACACCCTCCCCGGCGCCCTAGCAGTCGCTGAGGAAAAAGGCCTCGGCGGCAAAAAGCTCCTGGAAGCCTTAGTCGCCGGCTACGAAGTCTCCTCGCGCATCGGCGGCGCCACCGTGGCAAAACCCATCGTCCACTCCCACGGCACCTGGGGTACCATTGGCACCGCTGTGGCCGTAGCCCGCCTCCTGGATTTCGACGCTCCCAAAATGCGGCAGGTCATCAACCTCGCCGCCTCCATGACCCCCGCCAACACCTGGACCCCCTGCTACGAGGGTGCCACCATTCGCAACGTCTACCCCGGCCGCTCAGGTATGCAGGGCATCCTGGCCGTCCACCTCCAGCAGTGCGGTTTCACCGGCCTCCGCGACGGCCCCTCCGACGTCTACGGCCGCCTCCTGGCCGACAGCTTCGACCCCCAGGCCGCCGTCGTCGGTCTGGGCAAACCGCCCTATCGTATCGAACAGAACTATTTCAAGTTCCACGCCTGCTGCCTCTTCAACCACCCCACCCTGGACGCCATCGCCGCCCTTCTCCAGGACCGCCCCTTCACGCCCGCAGACGTTAAGTCGATAAAAGTCACCACTGTCCCCCCGGCCTCCCAGATGGGCGGGCCCTATCCCCCCAACCGGCTCTCCGCCAAGTTCAACATCCCCTACGCCGTCGCTTCCCTCATCGTCAACCACCGCAGCGACATCCCCGCCTTCGAGCCTGCCGCCATCGACAACCCTCAAATAAAGCAGCTCGCCGCCAAAATCTCCCTCTCCACCGACGCCAAAATGAGCCTCCGCGATCCTAAAGGCCCCGTCGCCGCCGTCTCCATCGCCCTCAACAACGGCCATACCTTGGACCGCGACGCCGCAGTCCATCACGGCGACTTCCAGTCCCCCCGCCCTAGACAGTCCCTGGTGGACAAATTCCTGAACTTCGCCCGTCCCACCTGCGGCCAGGACGGCTCCAATTACGCCCTCATGGCCTTGGAAAAACTTGAAGACCTCCCCAACGTCCGCCAGCTAACCCTGTATCTGGGCTAA
- a CDS encoding amidohydrolase, with protein MTKNRIISSDSHVVEPPNLWEDRMDKRKWGNLTPHLGNDGGKYDWWFVGDRRAAATGAVAAAGKRFERPEDIIQAGIYKDIRPGAFIPSEHVKDMDVDGVYGGVVYPSAGLAFFGLEDTRLVRAIFSAYNDWLANFCAHYPERIKGVGAVVLDDDIGSAVEDMEGVTRKGLAGVMISSFPRTGERYYLPKYEPFWAAAEELNAPLSLHVTTNRFGGPQILKEGRQALNATDRCNNDYFVRQSLGDIVYSGVLERHPKLKIVSVEHELGWIPFFTSRMDVYYRDRPDVATYRFKDGAVPSDFMKRQVYHGFQEDVLGIELRHHIGVTQMLWGSDYPHAESTFPRSREILDQILEGVPEGERRLIEGGNSARVYGFKQA; from the coding sequence ATGACAAAGAATAGAATTATCTCGTCAGACTCGCACGTAGTTGAGCCGCCAAATCTGTGGGAAGACCGCATGGACAAAAGAAAGTGGGGCAACCTGACGCCGCATCTGGGAAACGACGGCGGAAAGTATGACTGGTGGTTTGTGGGAGACCGGAGAGCAGCGGCAACAGGGGCGGTGGCCGCGGCGGGAAAGCGGTTTGAGCGACCAGAGGATATTATCCAGGCAGGGATATACAAAGACATTCGTCCTGGCGCGTTTATACCCTCCGAACATGTGAAGGATATGGATGTAGATGGGGTGTACGGAGGGGTGGTATATCCTTCGGCGGGGCTGGCGTTTTTCGGCTTAGAGGATACCAGGCTGGTGAGGGCCATATTCAGCGCGTACAACGACTGGCTGGCGAACTTTTGCGCCCATTACCCAGAACGAATTAAGGGGGTGGGAGCGGTGGTGCTGGATGACGATATAGGGTCGGCCGTTGAGGATATGGAAGGGGTCACTAGGAAGGGTTTGGCCGGCGTTATGATCAGCTCCTTTCCCAGGACAGGCGAGCGTTATTACTTGCCGAAGTACGAGCCTTTCTGGGCGGCCGCGGAAGAGCTGAACGCGCCTTTGAGTCTCCACGTAACTACCAACCGATTTGGCGGGCCGCAGATTTTGAAGGAGGGGAGGCAAGCGCTGAATGCCACGGACAGATGCAATAACGATTATTTTGTACGTCAAAGCCTTGGAGACATTGTCTACTCCGGCGTGCTGGAGCGGCATCCAAAGCTCAAGATAGTTAGCGTGGAACATGAACTAGGCTGGATACCTTTCTTTACATCCCGCATGGACGTGTATTACAGGGACCGGCCTGACGTAGCAACCTATCGCTTTAAGGACGGGGCAGTACCCAGCGATTTTATGAAGCGCCAGGTATATCACGGCTTCCAGGAGGACGTCCTGGGTATTGAGCTGAGGCACCATATTGGAGTAACGCAAATGTTGTGGGGGTCCGACTACCCCCACGCGGAGTCCACCTTCCCCAGGTCTAGAGAGATATTGGACCAGATTTTAGAAGGGGTACCGGAGGGGGAAAGGCGGTTGATTGAGGGCGGAAATTCAGCACGAGTCTATGGATTTAAGCAGGCCTAG
- a CDS encoding amidohydrolase family protein encodes MPNTSHVDTIVRGGQVVTATEVFDAAIAISGEKIAAIGPEHLLPKADKYIDATGKYVLPGLIDCHVHLDRCDSYQLGSIAAAHSGLTTIIPFGTYNIDKQETIPQAAHRLREEINATSVVDVGFHFIVAHTPYALKGIPEAMKMGITSYKMFMTYKKNAHRMCPDDYLCEAMELVSKGGGLVQLHCESGNIIDFLENKLLGGGCVHPTCFPQACPDWAEEEAINRAVKMAAVTNCPIYVVHLSSSVGLERIKQAQAAGQRVWTETCPQYLLLSDEQMAKVGPLAKIGPPLRPKDGPDQPALWKGLEMGYISAIGSDHAPNFPEVKKPGWDNIWTGPDGIPIPFGAPGVETVAPLAFSEGVSKRNLPPTWLARVMSENPARIFGLYPKKGAIRVGSDADLTIIDPKDNFTVRATEHHGNSKYTLFEGWPVQGKAWMTLLRGKVLLNQGKLEQKPGYGKFVPAGGPMPPLGGPAR; translated from the coding sequence ATGCCTAACACCTCTCACGTCGACACCATCGTCCGCGGCGGACAGGTCGTCACCGCCACCGAAGTCTTCGACGCCGCCATCGCCATCTCCGGCGAGAAAATCGCCGCCATCGGCCCCGAACACCTCCTCCCCAAAGCCGACAAGTACATCGACGCTACCGGCAAATATGTCCTCCCAGGTCTCATCGACTGCCACGTCCACCTGGACCGCTGCGACAGCTACCAGCTCGGCTCCATCGCCGCCGCCCATTCCGGCCTCACCACCATCATCCCATTCGGCACCTACAATATCGACAAGCAGGAGACCATCCCCCAGGCCGCCCATCGCCTCCGCGAGGAGATCAATGCCACCTCCGTAGTGGACGTCGGCTTCCACTTCATCGTCGCCCACACTCCCTACGCCCTCAAAGGCATCCCAGAGGCCATGAAGATGGGTATCACCTCCTACAAAATGTTCATGACCTATAAGAAGAACGCCCATCGCATGTGTCCCGACGACTATCTGTGCGAAGCGATGGAGCTGGTCTCCAAGGGCGGCGGCCTGGTTCAGCTCCATTGCGAAAGCGGCAACATCATCGACTTCCTGGAAAACAAGCTCCTCGGCGGTGGCTGCGTCCACCCCACCTGTTTCCCCCAGGCCTGCCCTGACTGGGCCGAGGAGGAGGCCATCAACCGCGCCGTCAAAATGGCCGCCGTCACCAACTGCCCTATCTACGTCGTCCACCTCAGCAGCAGCGTAGGCCTGGAACGCATCAAGCAGGCCCAGGCTGCCGGCCAGCGAGTCTGGACGGAGACCTGCCCCCAGTACCTCCTACTCTCCGACGAGCAGATGGCCAAGGTCGGTCCCCTCGCCAAAATCGGTCCGCCCCTGCGGCCCAAGGACGGCCCCGACCAGCCCGCCCTCTGGAAAGGCCTGGAGATGGGCTACATCTCCGCCATCGGCAGCGACCACGCCCCCAACTTCCCCGAGGTCAAAAAGCCCGGCTGGGACAACATCTGGACTGGCCCCGACGGCATCCCCATCCCCTTCGGCGCTCCCGGCGTCGAGACCGTCGCCCCCCTGGCCTTCAGCGAAGGCGTCTCCAAGCGCAACCTTCCACCTACCTGGCTGGCCCGCGTCATGTCGGAAAACCCCGCCCGAATTTTCGGCCTCTACCCCAAAAAGGGCGCCATCCGCGTGGGCTCTGACGCCGACCTCACCATCATCGACCCCAAGGACAACTTCACCGTCCGCGCCACCGAGCACCACGGCAACTCCAAATACACGCTCTTCGAAGGCTGGCCCGTCCAGGGCAAAGCTTGGATGACCCTCCTCCGAGGCAAAGTCTTGCTCAACCAGGGCAAACTAGAGCAAAAACCCGGCTACGGCAAATTCGTCCCCGCCGGCGGCCCCATGCCTCCCCTCGGCGGCCCCGCCCGGTAG
- a CDS encoding MFS transporter, with amino-acid sequence MPEGNPKATAALIREATNRREAGLRFYLNTSLLAFGLAALSTSLGQVILPFRVLDLAPESLKNTYLGILTFAGMAVAMAVQPAIGYLSDRGLLPGGRRRPYIIAGVGVAVVAAPLVGLATSFAVLVIGVVLVQAGLNAAQNPYDALIKDQSPAEQRGRVSSVRAMAGAVGAVLLVVAAGVLMDGHSEGERDVWLWASLALPVGLLLAVAAWTWATLREKEVGTGEVETGEIQKVEGAHPQLGRLLAAGFLFALAGGVLQTYTLFFLRDVVGLENPASALGVLAAVVGGTVALTLWPAGFLADRVGRRPLLMASAAMGSAGSFLFLAATNLPQIMAIGVLMGAAVGIFMSAGRAMITDMVSRAKAAHQLGIANLALLAGLAASKGGGAAIDGLNRWQDDLGYNALLAVCGACFLAGGIMVATLKAASPADEEGGLTHRSGALL; translated from the coding sequence CTGCCGGAAGGGAATCCAAAGGCCACAGCCGCATTGATTAGGGAAGCGACGAACCGCAGAGAAGCAGGTTTGCGCTTTTACCTAAACACCAGTTTGTTGGCCTTTGGGCTGGCGGCGCTCTCTACGAGCCTGGGGCAGGTAATTCTGCCATTTCGAGTGCTGGACCTGGCGCCGGAATCGCTGAAGAACACATATCTGGGGATTCTGACTTTCGCGGGAATGGCGGTGGCTATGGCGGTGCAGCCGGCCATTGGATATTTGAGCGACCGAGGGTTGCTGCCGGGGGGACGGCGTCGGCCATACATCATCGCGGGGGTGGGCGTGGCGGTCGTAGCGGCGCCGCTGGTGGGGCTGGCGACATCGTTTGCTGTGCTGGTAATTGGGGTGGTGTTGGTGCAGGCGGGGCTGAACGCGGCGCAGAACCCTTACGACGCCCTGATTAAGGACCAATCGCCGGCGGAGCAACGGGGGAGGGTGTCATCGGTGAGAGCGATGGCAGGGGCCGTGGGAGCGGTGCTGCTGGTAGTGGCTGCGGGCGTGCTGATGGACGGTCACTCGGAGGGGGAGCGGGACGTGTGGCTGTGGGCGTCGCTGGCGCTGCCCGTGGGGTTACTGCTCGCGGTGGCGGCGTGGACCTGGGCGACGCTGAGGGAGAAGGAGGTGGGAACGGGAGAGGTGGAGACGGGGGAGATACAGAAAGTCGAGGGGGCGCACCCGCAACTAGGGCGGCTGCTGGCGGCGGGGTTTTTGTTCGCGCTGGCGGGAGGTGTCTTGCAGACCTACACGCTATTTTTTCTTAGGGACGTGGTGGGGCTGGAGAATCCGGCGTCGGCGCTGGGGGTGCTGGCGGCGGTGGTGGGCGGGACGGTGGCGCTGACGCTCTGGCCGGCGGGATTTCTGGCGGACAGGGTGGGCCGGAGGCCGCTGCTGATGGCGTCGGCGGCCATGGGGTCGGCGGGGAGCTTTCTGTTCCTGGCGGCGACAAACCTGCCGCAGATCATGGCCATAGGCGTGCTGATGGGAGCGGCGGTGGGTATCTTTATGTCGGCGGGGCGGGCGATGATAACAGACATGGTGTCGAGGGCCAAGGCAGCGCACCAGTTAGGCATCGCAAACCTGGCGCTGCTGGCGGGGCTGGCGGCGTCGAAGGGAGGCGGCGCGGCCATCGATGGGCTGAATCGATGGCAGGACGATCTGGGGTACAACGCGCTGCTGGCGGTGTGCGGGGCGTGCTTTTTGGCGGGGGGAATAATGGTGGCGACGCTGAAGGCGGCGTCGCCGGCAGATGAAGAGGGCGGGTTAACGCATCGAAGCGGGGCGCTGTTATAG
- a CDS encoding DUF385 domain-containing protein: MDKAVQQALKNDRTIDITTRGRKSGKRRKTEIWFYNIGGRLFICGPGGKRDWYANMLAHPAITFHLKESATADLPATAVPITDPKERRQIFDAILKILDQPEDLDDWTRSGPLVEIKLKNL, translated from the coding sequence ATGGACAAAGCCGTCCAGCAGGCCCTCAAAAACGACCGCACAATTGACATAACCACCAGAGGCCGCAAGTCCGGCAAGCGCCGCAAGACCGAAATCTGGTTCTACAACATCGGCGGGCGGCTCTTCATCTGCGGCCCCGGCGGCAAGCGCGACTGGTACGCCAATATGCTCGCCCATCCAGCCATCACCTTCCACCTCAAAGAGTCCGCCACCGCCGACCTCCCCGCCACCGCCGTCCCCATCACCGACCCCAAGGAGCGCCGTCAAATCTTCGACGCCATCCTCAAAATCCTGGACCAGCCTGAAGACCTTGACGACTGGACCCGCTCCGGCCCCCTGGTAGAAATCAAACTCAAAAATCTTTAA
- a CDS encoding CsbD family protein codes for MNKNQTKGKTREMKGKFKEGMGRVKGDDADKTEGKVDQFAGKAQKKVGDVQKNVDDAKKKFRK; via the coding sequence GTGAACAAGAACCAGACCAAAGGAAAGACTAGAGAGATGAAAGGCAAATTCAAGGAAGGCATGGGCCGCGTCAAGGGCGACGACGCTGATAAGACTGAAGGCAAAGTCGACCAGTTCGCCGGCAAGGCGCAGAAGAAAGTTGGCGACGTCCAGAAGAACGTAGACGACGCCAAGAAAAAATTCCGCAAGTAG